From a single Chiloscyllium punctatum isolate Juve2018m chromosome 31, sChiPun1.3, whole genome shotgun sequence genomic region:
- the LOC140457217 gene encoding uncharacterized protein codes for MEEKNFTYKQSHTGEKPWKCGHCEESFHYPSELEIHRRSHTGERPFSCSICAKGFTQSSHLLTHQQVHTKDRPFKCSDCGKCYKSSSELMRHQRIHTDKRPFQCPDCEKCFKSSRELMSHQLVHTDNRPFKCLDCGRSYKSSRELMRHQRVHTDERPFKCSHCGTGFRHSSHLAVHQRTHTGERPFTCSECGKGFTRSSNLLTHQRVHTGKRPFKCPDCEKCYTSSSGLMSHQRVHTNKRPFKCPNCGKCFKSSGDLLYHQRVHTDERPFRCSHCGTGFRQSSQLTAHQRIHTGERPFICIVCGRRFTQSSNLLRHQRRHK; via the coding sequence ATGGAAGAGAAAAATTTCACATACAAGCAGAGTCACACTGGGGaaaaaccatggaagtgtgggCATTGTGAGGAGAGTTTCCATTATCCATCTGAGTTGGAAATTCATCGacgcagtcacactggggagaggccattctcctgctccatatgtgcaaagggattcactcagtcatcccacctgctgacccaccaacaagttcacactaaGGACAGACCTTTTAAATGCTCAGACTGTGGGAAGTGCTATAAAAGTTCCAGCGAACTGATGCGCCATCAACGCATTCACACCGACAAGAGACCCTTTCAATGCCCAGACTGTGAGAAGTGCTTTAAAAGTTCGAGAGAACTGATGTCCCATCAACTTGTCCACACTGACAACAGACCTTTTAAATgcctggactgtgggagaagcTATAAAAGTTCCAGGGAACTGATGCGCcatcaacgtgttcacactgaCGAGAGACCTTTCAAGTgctctcactgtgggactgggttCAGGCACTCATCTCACCTCGCTGTACACCAACGTACTCATaccggggagagaccgttcacttgCTCTGAATGTGGAAAGGGGTTCACTCGGTCATCCAACCTGCTTACACATCAGCGTGTTCACACTGGGAAGAGACCTTTCAAATGCCCAGACTGTGAGAAATGCTATACAAGTTCCAGTGGTCTGATGTCCCATCAACGTGTGCACACTAACAAGAGACCTTTTAAATGCCCAAACTGTGGGAAGTGTTTTAAAAGTTCTGGGGACCTTCTGTAtcatcaacgtgttcacactgaCGAGAGACCATTCAGGTgctctcactgtgggactgggttCAGGCAATCATCTCAACTCACTGCACACCAGCgaatccacactggggagaggccgttcatctGCATTGTGTGTGGGAGGAGATTTACTCAGTCATccaacctgctgagacaccagcgacGCCACAAGTGA